In Rahnella variigena, one DNA window encodes the following:
- the yrbN gene encoding protein YrbN, with protein MKMTENFLDELCRLAAIINEARVHDY; from the coding sequence ATGAAAATGACTGAAAATTTTCTCGACGAGTTATGTAGACTGGCTGCCATTATTAATGAGGCACGTGTACATGACTACTGA
- the nlpI gene encoding lipoprotein NlpI, whose translation MKPFLRWCYVATALMLAGCSNHDWRKNEVLAIPLQPTLQQEVILARMEQILASRSLTDDERAQLLYERGVLYDSLGLRALARNDFSQALSIRPDMPEVFNYLGIYLTQAGNFDAAYEAFDSVLELDPTYNYARLNRGIALYYGGRFSLAQDDLQAFYRDDPNDPFRSLWLYLAEREINPKNAEVALQERYDKADRGQWGWNIVEFYLGKISESTLMERLKAEATDNTSLAEHLSETDFYLGKHYLSLGDKNSAAALFKLTVANNVHNFVEHRYALLELALLGHEQDDLSESDQQ comes from the coding sequence ATGAAGCCTTTCTTGCGCTGGTGTTATGTTGCGACAGCACTTATGTTGGCAGGATGCAGCAACCATGATTGGCGTAAAAACGAAGTTCTGGCGATTCCGTTGCAGCCGACGTTGCAGCAGGAAGTCATCCTGGCACGCATGGAACAAATACTTGCCAGCCGGTCATTAACCGATGATGAGAGAGCACAGCTATTATATGAGCGCGGTGTGCTGTATGATAGTCTCGGGCTAAGAGCACTGGCGCGAAATGATTTTTCACAAGCGCTGTCTATTCGTCCTGATATGCCAGAAGTTTTTAACTACCTGGGGATTTACCTAACGCAGGCAGGCAATTTCGATGCTGCCTATGAAGCGTTTGATTCTGTACTAGAGCTTGATCCAACTTACAACTACGCGCGTTTGAACCGAGGTATCGCCCTGTATTACGGTGGCCGATTCTCGTTAGCGCAGGATGATCTGCAGGCGTTTTATCGAGACGATCCAAATGATCCCTTCCGTTCGTTATGGCTTTATCTTGCGGAGCGAGAAATCAATCCGAAGAATGCCGAAGTAGCGCTCCAGGAGCGTTATGACAAAGCGGACAGAGGGCAATGGGGATGGAATATCGTCGAATTCTACCTGGGCAAAATCAGCGAATCTACGCTGATGGAACGCCTCAAGGCAGAAGCAACGGATAACACTTCGCTCGCTGAGCATCTCAGTGAAACTGACTTCTATTTAGGTAAGCATTACCTAAGTCTGGGGGACAAGAACAGCGCCGCGGCACTGTTCAAACTGACGGTAGCTAACAACGTCCATAACTTCGTTGAGCACCGCTATGCATTGTTGGAATTGGCGCTTTTGGGCCATGAGCAAGACGACCTATCAGAATCGGACCAGCAATAG
- the pnp gene encoding polyribonucleotide nucleotidyltransferase → MLNPTIRKFQYGQHTVTLETGMMARQATAAVMVSMDDTAVFVTVVGQKKAKPGQSFFPLTVNYQERTYAAGRIPGSFFRREGRPSEGETLTSRLIDRPIRPLFPDSFLNEVQVIATVVSLNPQVNPDIVAMIGASAALSLSGIPFNGPIGAARVGYINDQYVLNPTADELKTSRLDLVVAGTQGAVLMVESEAEVLSEDQMLGAVVFGHEQQQIVIDNINSLVAEAGKPKWDWQPEVVNAELHARVAALSESRLGDAYLITEKQERYNQINVIKSDVVQALQAEDETLDAGEISDILGSIEKNVVRSRVLRGEPRIDGREKDMIRGLDVRTGVLPRTHGSALFTRGETQALVTATLGTARDAQNLDELMGEKTDSFLFHYNFPPYSVGETGMVGSPKRREIGHGRLAKRGVLAMMPKPEDFPYTVRVVSEITESNGSSSMASVCGASLALMDAGVPIKAAVAGIAMGLVKEGESFIVLSDILGDEDHLGDMDFKVAGSRDGITALQMDIKIEGITREIMQVALNQAKGARLHILGVMEQAISTPRGDISQFAPRIHTIKISPDKIKDVIGKGGSVIRALTEETGTTIEIEDDGTVKIAATDGEKAKYAIRRIEEITAEIEVGRIYQGKVTRIVDFGAFVAIGGGKEGLVHISQIADKRVEKVTDYLQMGQEVPVKVLEVDRQGRVRLSIKEATAPSQDETTEQPAAE, encoded by the coding sequence TTGCTTAATCCGACTATTCGTAAATTCCAATACGGCCAGCACACCGTTACGCTGGAAACCGGCATGATGGCTCGTCAGGCAACTGCCGCTGTTATGGTTAGCATGGACGACACTGCGGTATTCGTTACCGTTGTTGGCCAGAAAAAAGCTAAACCAGGTCAGAGCTTCTTCCCGCTGACTGTTAACTATCAGGAGCGTACTTACGCTGCTGGTCGTATTCCGGGTAGCTTCTTCCGTCGTGAAGGCCGTCCAAGCGAAGGCGAAACTCTGACTTCACGTCTGATTGACCGTCCGATTCGCCCTCTGTTCCCGGACTCCTTCCTGAATGAAGTTCAGGTTATCGCGACTGTGGTTTCCCTGAACCCACAAGTTAACCCTGACATCGTTGCGATGATCGGTGCGTCTGCTGCCCTGAGCCTGTCTGGTATTCCATTCAACGGCCCAATCGGTGCTGCACGCGTTGGTTACATCAACGACCAGTATGTTCTGAACCCAACCGCAGATGAGCTGAAAACAAGCCGTCTGGACTTGGTTGTTGCCGGTACTCAGGGCGCGGTTCTGATGGTTGAATCTGAAGCTGAAGTGCTGAGCGAAGATCAGATGCTGGGCGCGGTCGTATTCGGCCACGAACAACAACAAATCGTTATCGACAACATCAACTCACTGGTTGCTGAAGCCGGTAAGCCAAAATGGGACTGGCAGCCAGAAGTGGTTAACGCTGAGCTGCATGCTCGCGTGGCTGCACTGTCTGAATCCCGTCTGGGTGATGCGTACCTGATCACCGAGAAACAAGAGCGTTACAACCAGATTAACGTCATCAAATCTGACGTTGTTCAGGCTCTGCAAGCTGAAGACGAAACTCTGGACGCTGGCGAAATCTCTGACATTCTGGGCAGCATCGAGAAGAACGTGGTTCGTAGCCGTGTTCTGCGTGGTGAGCCACGTATCGATGGCCGTGAAAAAGACATGATCCGTGGTCTGGATGTGCGTACTGGCGTTCTGCCACGTACTCACGGTTCAGCGCTGTTCACTCGTGGTGAAACTCAGGCACTGGTTACTGCAACACTGGGTACTGCCCGTGATGCACAGAACCTGGATGAGCTGATGGGCGAGAAAACTGACAGCTTCCTGTTCCACTACAACTTCCCTCCGTACTCTGTTGGTGAGACCGGTATGGTAGGTTCGCCAAAACGTCGTGAGATTGGTCATGGCCGTCTTGCTAAACGTGGCGTACTGGCGATGATGCCAAAACCAGAAGACTTCCCGTACACCGTACGTGTGGTATCTGAAATCACTGAATCTAACGGTTCATCTTCAATGGCTTCCGTTTGTGGCGCATCTCTGGCCCTGATGGATGCAGGCGTGCCGATTAAAGCCGCTGTTGCGGGTATCGCAATGGGTCTGGTTAAAGAAGGCGAAAGCTTTATCGTTCTGTCCGACATTCTGGGTGACGAAGATCACCTGGGCGACATGGACTTTAAAGTGGCCGGTAGCCGCGACGGTATCACCGCGCTGCAGATGGACATTAAAATCGAAGGTATCACCCGCGAAATCATGCAGGTGGCTCTGAACCAGGCTAAGGGTGCGCGTCTGCACATTCTGGGCGTGATGGAACAGGCTATCAGCACACCACGTGGCGATATCTCTCAGTTTGCTCCACGTATTCACACCATCAAGATCAGCCCGGACAAAATCAAGGACGTGATCGGTAAAGGTGGTTCTGTGATCCGTGCTCTGACTGAAGAAACCGGCACCACTATCGAAATCGAAGATGACGGTACTGTGAAAATCGCAGCTACAGACGGCGAGAAAGCGAAATATGCTATCCGCCGTATCGAAGAGATCACTGCTGAAATCGAAGTTGGCCGTATCTATCAGGGTAAAGTGACCCGTATCGTAGACTTTGGTGCGTTTGTTGCCATCGGCGGCGGTAAAGAAGGTCTGGTACACATCTCTCAGATCGCTGACAAGCGTGTAGAGAAAGTGACTGATTACCTGCAGATGGGCCAGGAAGTTCCGGTTAAAGTTCTCGAAGTTGACCGTCAGGGTCGTGTGCGTCTGAGCATCAAAGAAGCTACCGCACCTTCTCAGGACGAAACAACTGAGCAACCTGCAGCAGAATAA
- the rpsO gene encoding 30S ribosomal protein S15, whose amino-acid sequence MSLSVEAKAQIVSDFGRGTNDSGSTEVQVALLTAQINHLQGHFAEHKKDHHSRRGLLRMVSQRRKLLDYLKRKDVARYTSLIERLGLRR is encoded by the coding sequence ATGTCTCTAAGCGTTGAAGCTAAAGCTCAAATCGTTTCCGACTTCGGTCGTGGCACTAACGACAGTGGTTCTACCGAAGTTCAGGTTGCTCTGCTGACTGCTCAAATTAACCATCTGCAAGGTCACTTTGCAGAGCACAAAAAAGATCACCACAGCCGTCGTGGTCTGCTGCGTATGGTTTCTCAGCGTCGTAAACTGCTGGACTACCTGAAGCGTAAAGATGTAGCACGTTACACCAGCCTGATCGAACGTCTGGGTCTGCGTCGCTAA